From the genome of Anopheles moucheti chromosome 3, idAnoMoucSN_F20_07, whole genome shotgun sequence, one region includes:
- the LOC128302514 gene encoding protein adenylyltransferase Fic has translation MTFDIERKRLELCYGTFGTNANGTSTTKVSDRKRRKSSTSSEQSTPHRHRKRTVSESKPSPNKQRWQQPLRQTKCHVITIFASGVLFSVLMLILLDFVPSSPHRQPEGSIRRVGSEGARALYAPRHLPDESMLRLADETRVMEPYMPARKLATPSDEKQDTLTNEQEALGSLKMALEMKQLGKDDKALRLFQHALALSPKHPEILTKYGEFLEHNQQDVVSADQYYTQALTVNPYYSEALANRQRTAQIVEQMDAKRFEALDRKRDALSSVHVSNMALKRAEKEAYIQHIYHSVGIEGNTMSLAQTRSILETRMAVDGKSIDEHNEILGLDAALKYINATLVNKNDYITLKDILEIHRRVLGHVDPIEGGEFRRTQVYVGGHIPPGPGDLAILMGRFENWLNSEQVFLMHPVKYAAMAHYKLVHIHPFSDGNGRTSRLLMNTLLMRAGYPPVIIQKQHRHKYYNFLQLANEGDIRPFVRFIADCTERTLDLYLWATSELSHPVPLLAQESMEGMPLIFNSVTDEGSDVGSGAGDTIRIGVI, from the exons ATGACTTTCGACATTGAGCGTAAGCGTTTGGAGTTGTGCTATGGCACGTTCGGTACCAACGCAAATGGCACCTCCACTACCAAGGTGAGCGACAgaaagcgaaggaaaagttCCACCTCGTCCGAGCAATCCACACCCCACAGGCACCGGAAGCGGACCGTAAGTGAATCGAAGCCCAGCCCAAACAAGCAACGATGGCAGCAGCCCCTGAGACAGACCAAGTGCCATGTTATCACCATCTTTGCCAGTGGCGTACTATTTTCGGTGCTAATGCTTATCCTGCTGGACTTTGTCCCGTCATCACCTCATCGACAGCCGGAGGGTTCGATACGGCGCGTCGGTTCTGAGGGTGCACGGGCCCTGTACGCACCACGGCATCTGCCGGATGAATCGATGCTGAGGTTGGCGGATGAAACGCGCGTAATGGAACCATACATGCCGGCACGGAAGCTAGCCACACCGTCCGATGAGAAGCAAGACACTCTGACGAACGAGCAAGAAGCGCTCGGGTCGCTTAAAATGGCACTGGAAATGAAACAGCTCGGTAAGGATGATAAGGCGCTACGATTGTTTCAGCACGCCCTCGCACTGTCCCCGAAACATCCGGAAATTCTCACCAAATACGGTGAGTTCCTTGAGCACAACCAGCAGGACGTGGTGTCCGCCGATCAGTACTATACGCAAGCGCTTACGGTGAATCCGTACTACTCGGAAGCCCtggccaaccggcagcgaaCGGCCCAAATCGTGGAACAGATGGATGCCAAACGGTTCGAGGCGCTGGATCGGAAGCGAGATGCGCTGAGTTCTGTGCACGTGTCCAACATGGCACTGAAGCGCGCAGAAAAGGAAGCTTACATACAGCACATTTATCATTCGGTCGGTATCGAGGGCAATACGATGAGTTTAGCACAAACACGTTCGATACTGGAGACGCGCATGGCCGTCGATGGGAAGAGTATCGACGAGCACAATGAAATTCTCGGGCTGGATGCGGCCCTTAAGTACATCAACGCAACGCTGGTAAACAAAAACGATTACATTACGCTGAAGGACATCCTGGAGATACACCGCCGTGTGCTTGGCCACGTGGACCCAATCGAGGGTGGTGAGTTCCGTCGTACGCAGGTTTACGTTGGCGGTCACATTCCACCCGGGCCGGGTGATTTAGCGATTTTGATGGGACGGTTCGAGAATTGGCTCAACTCGGAACAGGTGTTTTTGATGCATCCGGTTAAGTACGCTGCAATGGCACACTACAAACTCGTGCACATACATCCATTCAGCGATGGTAACGGTCGCACGTCACGATTACTAATGAACACACTGTTGATGCGTGCCGGTTATCCGCCGGTGATCATACAGAAACAACATCGGCACAAGTACTACAACTTTTTGCAGCTGGCCAACGAAGGTGACATCCGTCCGTTTGTCCGATTCATTGCCGACTGCACGGAGCGAACGCTGGATCTTTATCTGTGGGCAACGAGTGAACTATCGCACCCGGTTCCGTTGCTGGCGCAGGAAAGTATGGAGGGCATGCCGTTAATTTTCAACAGCGTTACCGACGAGGGATCCGATGTTGGTAGTGGTGCTGGTGATACGATACGGATAGGTGTTATTTG A